The following proteins are encoded in a genomic region of Chloracidobacterium sp.:
- the thrA gene encoding bifunctional aspartate kinase/homoserine dehydrogenase I, whose translation MRVLKFGGSSVANAANIRKVINIVRKAAAQGPCGVVVSALQGTTDDLIRAGQCAERGDDGYIELISNIAERHYLVIRELFGEDSLPVVQDLVETAVEELERLCEGIRLVHELSPRTLDRVLSFGEIVSSRILSERLADEKIENIWADSRELIKTDSTFGNATVDRKRTEHLIREHFAELGGTLRVMPGFIASDAGGSTTTLGRGGSDYTAAMVAAATNAHILEIWTDVSGMMTADPRFVKNVHEISHLTYREAMELSHFGAKVIYPPTIQPVMAKGIPIAVKNTFAPDEHGTLIESESSAATEMIRGISSIDRVAVLSLEGSGMVGIPGFSRRLFDTLWRANINVILITQSSSEHSICVAVEDKFTEVARAAVDTEFAYEISIGKLDPLRADIGFSILALVGDRMKEHTGVSGRMFTTLGQNGINIHAIAQGSSERNISAIISSKNVRKAVNTLHEEFFSDGNKQVNVFIAGAGTVGSRLIDQMGRQHQHLIDELRLNVRVLGIANSRRSLFSDDALDLSTAVRDLADGQPMTIDEFTDAMIEANKRNAVFVDVTASADVVAAYPKLLKKSISIIACNKIAASSEYARYAELRALAREYGANFFFETNVGAGLPVINTLGDLMRSGDRIDRIEAVLSGTLNFVFNHYDGTRSFAEVVRQAQDEGYTEPDPRLDLSGTDVARKILILARESGYELEMEDIENSSFLPGSCLEGSVDDFYRELERHEAHFRGLFDAAGERGERLKYIAAFDGGKASVGLQSIGPKHNFANLSGKDNAVLFYTKRYADQPLVIKGAGAGADVTAAGVFADIIRASR comes from the coding sequence ATGAGAGTACTAAAGTTCGGCGGCTCCTCTGTCGCAAATGCGGCAAACATCCGCAAGGTGATAAACATTGTCCGCAAGGCGGCGGCACAAGGCCCGTGTGGGGTCGTGGTCTCGGCTCTGCAAGGGACGACCGATGATCTGATACGTGCCGGACAGTGTGCAGAACGAGGCGACGACGGCTATATTGAATTGATCAGCAACATCGCGGAACGCCACTATCTTGTGATCCGCGAACTTTTCGGCGAAGACTCGCTGCCTGTCGTACAGGACCTTGTCGAGACGGCGGTCGAGGAGCTGGAGCGCCTTTGTGAAGGCATTCGGCTTGTTCATGAACTGTCGCCGCGGACCCTCGACCGCGTTCTTAGTTTTGGTGAGATCGTTTCGTCCCGCATCCTTTCAGAGCGGCTGGCGGATGAGAAGATAGAGAATATTTGGGCAGACAGCCGCGAACTGATCAAGACCGATTCGACATTCGGCAACGCGACCGTCGATCGCAAACGGACGGAGCACCTGATCCGCGAGCACTTTGCCGAACTTGGCGGTACTCTTCGTGTGATGCCGGGCTTTATCGCGTCTGACGCCGGCGGCAGTACGACGACGCTTGGCCGCGGCGGCTCTGATTATACGGCGGCTATGGTCGCAGCGGCGACCAATGCACACATACTTGAGATCTGGACGGATGTTTCCGGGATGATGACCGCCGACCCGCGTTTCGTCAAGAATGTTCACGAGATCTCGCACCTTACATACCGCGAGGCGATGGAGCTTTCACACTTTGGTGCAAAGGTGATCTATCCGCCGACGATCCAGCCCGTAATGGCAAAGGGAATTCCGATCGCGGTCAAGAATACATTCGCGCCTGACGAGCACGGCACGCTCATCGAATCAGAAAGTTCAGCGGCGACGGAGATGATACGCGGCATATCGAGCATTGACCGCGTTGCGGTTCTCAGCCTCGAAGGCAGCGGCATGGTCGGCATTCCGGGCTTTTCGCGAAGGCTCTTTGACACGCTTTGGCGTGCGAACATCAACGTCATTCTGATCACGCAGAGTTCATCTGAGCATTCAATATGCGTTGCCGTCGAGGACAAATTCACCGAGGTCGCCCGAGCCGCCGTAGATACGGAGTTCGCGTACGAGATCAGTATAGGCAAGCTCGACCCGCTGAGGGCGGACATCGGCTTTTCGATCCTCGCACTCGTCGGCGACCGAATGAAGGAGCACACAGGTGTTTCGGGCCGTATGTTCACTACGCTCGGCCAGAACGGCATAAACATCCATGCGATCGCACAAGGTTCGAGCGAACGCAACATATCGGCGATCATCTCATCGAAGAACGTCCGCAAGGCCGTCAACACGCTGCACGAGGAATTCTTCTCGGACGGCAACAAGCAGGTCAATGTCTTTATCGCGGGTGCGGGCACGGTCGGCAGCCGACTGATAGATCAGATGGGGCGGCAGCATCAGCACCTGATCGACGAGCTGCGTTTGAATGTGCGTGTGCTCGGCATTGCGAACAGCAGGCGTTCGCTTTTCTCGGATGATGCGCTCGACCTTTCGACGGCGGTACGAGACCTCGCCGATGGTCAGCCGATGACGATAGATGAGTTCACGGATGCGATGATCGAGGCCAATAAGCGCAACGCCGTTTTTGTCGATGTAACGGCAAGCGCGGATGTCGTCGCGGCCTATCCCAAGCTACTGAAGAAGAGCATCTCGATAATCGCATGCAACAAGATCGCGGCGTCCTCAGAGTACGCACGTTACGCCGAGCTTCGTGCTTTGGCACGCGAATACGGGGCGAATTTCTTTTTTGAGACGAACGTCGGCGCGGGCCTTCCGGTGATAAACACGCTCGGAGACCTTATGCGAAGCGGCGACCGCATCGACCGGATCGAGGCAGTGCTCTCAGGCACGCTGAATTTTGTTTTCAACCATTACGACGGTACGCGGAGCTTTGCGGAGGTCGTACGGCAGGCGCAGGACGAGGGTTATACCGAGCCTGATCCGCGGCTCGACCTCAGCGGCACGGATGTCGCCCGCAAGATCCTCATACTCGCACGCGAGAGCGGCTACGAACTCGAAATGGAGGATATCGAGAACAGCAGCTTTCTGCCGGGATCGTGTCTCGAAGGCAGTGTTGATGACTTCTATCGCGAGCTTGAGCGGCACGAGGCTCATTTCCGCGGCCTCTTTGACGCGGCGGGCGAACGCGGCGAACGGCTCAAATACATCGCAGCCTTTGACGGAGGAAAGGCATCGGTGGGCCTTCAGTCGATCGGGCCGAAGCATAACTTTGCCAACCTTTCGGGCAAGGACAATGCCGTGCTCTTCTATACAAAACGTTACGCCGACCAGCCGCTTGTGATAAAAGGTGCGGGCGCAGGTGCCGACGTGACCGCCGCGGGCGTCTTTGCCGACATCATCAGAGCCTCCCGATAG